In Opitutaceae bacterium TAV5, one genomic interval encodes:
- a CDS encoding carbonic anhydrase encodes MNVHDRLATHLERTPETAGALWIAANATVTGNVTLGVDTSIFYGAVLRGDINSIEIGDGSNIQDNCIVHLSDDAGVKVGRYCTVGHAAILHGCTIEDEVLVGMGSIILDKAVIGARSLVGAGSLVTQGFTCPPGSLVLGRPAKVVRPLSPDEQLSGRKLAEKYTEVARAHARKQAASG; translated from the coding sequence ATGAATGTGCACGACCGCCTCGCCACCCACCTCGAACGTACCCCCGAAACCGCCGGCGCCCTGTGGATCGCCGCCAACGCCACCGTCACCGGCAACGTGACGCTCGGCGTGGACACCAGCATTTTCTACGGCGCCGTCCTCCGCGGCGATATCAACAGCATCGAGATCGGCGACGGCTCCAACATCCAGGACAACTGCATCGTCCACCTCTCCGACGACGCCGGGGTCAAGGTCGGCCGCTACTGCACGGTCGGCCACGCCGCCATCCTCCACGGCTGCACCATCGAGGACGAGGTGCTCGTCGGCATGGGCTCCATCATTCTCGACAAGGCCGTCATCGGCGCGCGCAGCCTTGTCGGCGCCGGCTCGCTCGTCACCCAGGGCTTCACCTGCCCGCCCGGCTCGCTCGTCCTCGGCCGCCCGGCAAAAGTCGTCCGCCCCCTCTCGCCCGACGAACAACTCTCCGGCCGCAAGCTCGCGGAAAAATACACCGAAGTCGCCCGCGCCCACGCCCGCAAGCAGGCCGCTTCCGGATGA
- a CDS encoding 50S ribosomal protein L33: protein MQELVTLECTEARKEGKPTSRYLTFRNKKTVTERIEKKKYNPFLKRHTVHKEIK from the coding sequence ATGCAAGAACTCGTCACCCTGGAGTGCACCGAAGCCCGCAAGGAAGGTAAGCCGACCTCCCGCTATCTCACTTTCCGCAACAAGAAGACTGTCACCGAGCGCATCGAGAAGAAGAAGTACAATCCCTTCCTCAAGCGCCACACCGTCCACAAGGAAATCAAATAA
- a CDS encoding sodium:solute symporter — protein sequence MHLTSLDWSIVAIAAFALAFIAIRIRRYTRSVSDFLAANRCAGRYLLTLSEGIAAFGVTSIIANFEKFYQAGFAAYWWGMMLAPVAMIVAMSGWVAYRFRETRALTMAQFFEMRYSRRFRIFAGVLTWVSGILNYGVFPGIVANFFIHFCGLPQTVTIAGVEVRTLLIVMAIFLGMALTLVFGGGMVAVMVTDFFQAQFLNIVFLVLMGVVFYKVGWGHTVEALSATAPGKSLLDPFDQSKISDFNFWFFAIFAFKAFYNCLGWQGTSGYNASARTPHEAKMARVLAEWRNGVSYLMLMVLPIAAYVVMHHAGYDAAQQAAKTSLAAIGDPQTATQMTVPVTLVALLPAGVVGLLAAAMAMAAVATDDSYLHSWGSIFVQDVVLPFRHGKPPLSQRAHIFLLRASIVCVALFAFLWSAFFPLRDYLFMYFLLTGTIYLGGSGAVIIGGLYWKRGTTAGAYTAMISGCSVAIVGISLQAAWPHIPALVALTPKFPINGAWLAMIAYATSIVSYILVSLATCREPANLDRILHRGQYAIASESPSSPDSDDLPRWKRVLGFTKNFTRGDNAIYFFKLGWTAFWTLIFVLGTVLGLTIGFSKNAWAGFWLFVIIVSAVVGAGTVIWFLWGGTRDLFALVRLLREKQRDATDDGQVHETEEPPPRTHPRSN from the coding sequence ATGCATCTGACATCCCTCGACTGGTCCATCGTCGCCATCGCCGCGTTCGCGCTCGCCTTCATCGCGATCCGTATCCGCCGCTACACGCGCAGCGTCTCCGACTTTCTCGCCGCCAACCGGTGCGCGGGGCGTTACCTGCTCACGCTCTCCGAAGGCATCGCGGCCTTCGGCGTCACCAGTATCATCGCCAATTTCGAAAAATTCTACCAGGCCGGCTTCGCCGCCTACTGGTGGGGCATGATGCTCGCCCCCGTCGCCATGATCGTGGCGATGAGCGGCTGGGTCGCCTACCGGTTCCGGGAAACACGCGCGCTCACCATGGCGCAGTTTTTCGAGATGCGTTATTCGCGCCGCTTCCGCATTTTCGCCGGCGTCCTCACCTGGGTGTCAGGCATTCTCAACTACGGCGTGTTTCCCGGCATCGTCGCCAATTTTTTCATCCACTTCTGCGGACTGCCGCAAACCGTCACCATTGCCGGTGTCGAGGTGCGCACGCTGCTCATCGTCATGGCCATCTTCCTCGGCATGGCGCTCACGCTTGTCTTCGGCGGCGGCATGGTCGCCGTCATGGTCACGGACTTTTTCCAGGCGCAGTTTCTGAACATCGTGTTCCTCGTCCTGATGGGTGTCGTGTTTTACAAAGTCGGATGGGGCCACACCGTCGAGGCGCTGTCGGCCACCGCGCCCGGCAAGTCGCTGCTCGATCCCTTCGACCAGTCCAAAATCAGCGACTTCAACTTCTGGTTTTTCGCGATCTTCGCGTTCAAGGCGTTCTACAACTGCCTTGGCTGGCAAGGCACCAGCGGCTACAATGCCTCCGCGCGCACTCCCCACGAGGCCAAGATGGCCCGCGTCCTCGCCGAGTGGCGCAACGGCGTCTCCTACCTCATGCTCATGGTCCTGCCCATCGCCGCCTATGTGGTGATGCACCACGCCGGTTACGACGCCGCGCAACAAGCCGCCAAAACCTCGCTCGCCGCCATCGGCGACCCGCAAACCGCCACGCAAATGACCGTGCCTGTCACGCTCGTCGCGTTGCTTCCCGCCGGGGTGGTCGGCCTGCTTGCCGCCGCGATGGCCATGGCCGCCGTCGCCACCGATGATTCCTATCTGCATTCGTGGGGCTCGATTTTCGTCCAGGATGTCGTGCTCCCCTTCCGCCACGGCAAGCCACCGCTTTCGCAACGCGCCCACATTTTCCTGCTCCGCGCCTCGATCGTGTGTGTCGCCCTCTTCGCCTTTCTCTGGAGCGCATTTTTCCCGCTGCGCGACTATCTTTTCATGTATTTCCTGCTCACCGGGACCATCTACCTCGGCGGCTCCGGCGCCGTCATCATCGGCGGTCTGTACTGGAAACGCGGGACAACCGCCGGCGCGTACACGGCCATGATCTCCGGCTGCTCGGTGGCGATTGTCGGCATCTCGCTGCAAGCCGCATGGCCGCACATCCCGGCCCTCGTTGCTCTCACGCCGAAATTTCCGATCAACGGCGCCTGGCTGGCGATGATCGCCTACGCCACCAGCATCGTCAGCTACATCCTCGTCTCGCTCGCCACCTGCCGCGAGCCGGCGAACCTCGATCGCATCCTTCACCGCGGTCAATACGCGATTGCCAGCGAATCCCCCTCTTCACCGGATTCCGATGACCTGCCCCGCTGGAAACGGGTGCTCGGTTTCACGAAAAACTTCACGCGCGGCGACAACGCCATTTATTTTTTCAAACTCGGCTGGACCGCTTTCTGGACGCTGATTTTCGTCCTCGGCACCGTGCTCGGCCTCACCATCGGGTTCAGTAAAAACGCGTGGGCCGGTTTCTGGCTTTTCGTGATCATCGTCAGCGCCGTCGTCGGCGCAGGCACCGTGATCTGGTTTCTGTGGGGGGGCACCCGCGACCTCTTCGCTCTCGTCCGCCTCCTCCGCGAAAAGCAGCGCGATGCCACCGACGACGGCCAGGTGCATGAGACGGAAGAACCTCCCCCCCGGACGCACCCTCGCTCAAATTAA
- a CDS encoding copper-exporting ATPase yields MSSGGAGAARSSGAARPVCVHCGVPVSPGERFCCAGCAFVYRLVHEEGLDAFYKIRDAVTTPADAVLQPERDFAWLAEEQRVAEECQAGDGGKRAEAAQVCELVVAIQGISCAGCVWLIERLFAKQPGAGRIDINAQTGLGRMRWVRGSGAGRERDGRRGARSGFDAAAFARVLQKFNYLVGPADLTRPAATESRGLVKRVGLCAAFSMNVMLFTLPAYFGMEAGAVYTRLFETLSMLFATASLVAGGGYFLRRAVHALRERMLHIDLPIALGIAGSWAGSMYGWATANPACQYFDFVSGFILLMLIGRWAQVVAVERNQRRLLREQPLAARVSVVRADGTLADVSPESLHAGDTLEIGSGHVVPVEARLLADEATFNLAWITGEAEPQVFRQGQRVPAGATCVSRARIRLAAVQDWAGSLLARLMEQPERAPARDRLIERVIQGYLVAIIGTAVVAGAVWWWRTGGDIPATGAVVVAILVVSCPCALGLAFPLAEEIATVALRRRGVFIKERDVWTRLSRVRMLAFDKTGTLTLETPVLQNPEALDALEKDGVIATAASAADGGITAAEARAALVALVRDNLHPVGRALHEAALLRGWQDALPGEVREVTGQGMVLGEWTLGRAPGLPPAHAASHGGAPAAASGRADVILAKTGREVARFWFADQARADAREELAALRARGLGVAVLSGDRPEKVAALARDLGLPKETAVLGGLSPEEKAAWVEHHAPADTLMLGDGANDSLAFDRALCRGTPVVHRGVLGQKADFYYLGRGIGGIRALLEMNGARHRTHLALLVFMVLYNLVTVGLAATGHMNPLFAAVLMPLSSLATLAIVAAGLRRRLRT; encoded by the coding sequence TTGTCATCCGGAGGCGCCGGGGCGGCCCGATCGTCAGGGGCTGCCCGGCCCGTCTGCGTGCATTGCGGCGTGCCGGTGTCGCCGGGCGAGCGGTTTTGCTGCGCGGGGTGCGCGTTCGTTTACCGGCTCGTGCACGAGGAGGGGCTCGATGCGTTTTACAAGATCAGGGACGCTGTCACGACGCCGGCCGACGCGGTTCTCCAGCCGGAGCGCGATTTTGCCTGGCTCGCCGAGGAGCAGCGGGTGGCGGAGGAATGCCAGGCCGGTGACGGCGGCAAACGCGCGGAGGCGGCGCAGGTCTGCGAACTGGTTGTCGCGATTCAGGGAATTTCCTGTGCAGGATGCGTGTGGCTGATCGAACGGCTTTTTGCGAAACAGCCGGGAGCGGGACGCATCGATATCAACGCGCAAACCGGTTTGGGGCGGATGCGCTGGGTGCGGGGGAGCGGCGCCGGGCGCGAGCGCGACGGTCGCCGGGGTGCGCGGAGCGGGTTTGACGCTGCGGCCTTCGCCCGCGTGTTGCAAAAATTCAACTACCTCGTTGGTCCGGCCGATCTCACCCGGCCGGCGGCGACGGAGAGCCGGGGGCTGGTCAAACGCGTGGGACTGTGCGCGGCGTTCTCGATGAACGTCATGCTCTTCACCTTGCCGGCGTACTTCGGGATGGAGGCGGGGGCGGTCTACACGCGGCTGTTCGAGACACTTTCGATGCTGTTTGCCACGGCGAGCCTGGTGGCGGGCGGAGGGTATTTCCTGCGACGGGCGGTGCATGCCCTGCGCGAGCGCATGCTGCATATCGACCTGCCGATTGCCCTTGGCATCGCAGGTTCCTGGGCGGGCTCGATGTATGGCTGGGCGACGGCCAATCCGGCGTGCCAGTACTTCGACTTCGTGAGCGGTTTTATCCTGCTGATGCTGATCGGGCGCTGGGCGCAGGTCGTGGCGGTGGAGCGCAACCAGCGGCGTCTGCTGCGTGAGCAGCCGCTGGCCGCCCGCGTGAGCGTGGTGCGCGCCGACGGCACCCTTGCCGATGTATCTCCGGAATCGTTACATGCTGGCGACACGCTTGAAATCGGCTCCGGACACGTGGTGCCGGTGGAGGCGCGGCTGCTCGCGGACGAGGCGACCTTCAACCTCGCCTGGATCACGGGGGAGGCGGAGCCGCAGGTGTTTCGCCAGGGGCAACGCGTGCCGGCCGGCGCCACCTGTGTGAGTCGCGCGCGCATCCGGCTCGCTGCCGTGCAGGACTGGGCCGGCTCCCTGCTCGCCCGGCTGATGGAGCAACCGGAACGCGCTCCCGCGCGCGACCGGCTGATCGAACGCGTCATCCAGGGTTATCTCGTCGCGATCATCGGCACGGCGGTCGTGGCGGGTGCGGTCTGGTGGTGGCGCACGGGCGGCGACATCCCGGCGACCGGAGCCGTGGTTGTGGCGATTCTCGTGGTGTCGTGCCCCTGCGCGCTCGGGCTGGCGTTCCCGCTGGCCGAAGAAATCGCCACCGTGGCGCTGCGGCGGCGCGGCGTGTTCATCAAGGAGCGCGATGTATGGACGCGGCTTTCGCGTGTGCGGATGCTCGCCTTCGACAAAACCGGCACGCTGACGCTCGAAACGCCCGTGCTGCAAAACCCCGAGGCGCTCGATGCGCTGGAAAAAGACGGCGTGATCGCCACCGCCGCCTCCGCCGCTGATGGCGGCATTACGGCGGCCGAGGCCCGCGCCGCGCTCGTCGCGCTGGTGCGCGACAATCTTCATCCCGTCGGGCGGGCGCTTCACGAAGCCGCGCTTCTGCGCGGCTGGCAGGATGCTCTGCCGGGCGAAGTGCGCGAAGTGACCGGACAAGGCATGGTGCTGGGCGAATGGACGCTCGGGCGGGCGCCCGGTTTGCCGCCTGCGCACGCGGCGTCACATGGCGGCGCGCCCGCTGCCGCTTCCGGCCGCGCTGACGTGATTCTGGCGAAGACGGGGCGCGAGGTGGCGCGGTTCTGGTTTGCCGATCAAGCCCGCGCCGATGCGCGCGAGGAACTGGCGGCGCTCCGGGCGCGCGGCCTCGGCGTCGCGGTGCTGAGCGGCGATCGTCCCGAAAAGGTCGCCGCGCTCGCCCGCGACCTCGGGCTCCCGAAAGAAACCGCGGTGCTCGGCGGGCTTTCTCCGGAGGAAAAGGCGGCCTGGGTCGAGCATCATGCCCCTGCGGATACGCTGATGCTCGGTGACGGAGCCAACGACAGCCTCGCTTTCGATCGCGCGCTTTGCCGGGGAACGCCGGTCGTGCACCGCGGCGTGCTCGGTCAGAAGGCGGATTTTTATTATCTGGGACGCGGCATCGGAGGCATCCGGGCGCTGCTTGAAATGAACGGAGCCCGCCATCGCACGCATCTCGCGCTGCTGGTCTTCATGGTTCTCTACAATCTCGTCACCGTCGGGCTGGCCGCAACGGGCCACATGAATCCGCTGTTCGCCGCCGTGCTCATGCCGCTGAGCTCGCTGGCCACGCTGGCGATCGTTGCCGCCGGATTGCGCCGCCGCCTGCGAACGTAG